A window of Poecilia reticulata strain Guanapo linkage group LG23, Guppy_female_1.0+MT, whole genome shotgun sequence genomic DNA:
AGACGAACAGGAACTTTACAGCCACATATTGCCACCAGTTTCAGTTAACTGCTTTTGGGTCGAGAGGGGGAAACATGCAAGCATTTGTACACGCACGCAAACAAGACCGGCCGACTGCATGCATCATCCAAACGCATGCCAGGCCCGTCCTGCAGAGGTGTCTGACCTCCAGGCTGAGTGGAAAGTTTCTGAGGCAGCCGGGTCATGTGAGGTGGGTGACGTGGCGCCCTCGGTTCACTTGTtgcctctctcacacacatggAGAGCAGTCTTCAGCGTTGATAGTTTAGCTCAGCATGGATGCCGAAGTGTGATCATTTAATAAGCTTCAGCACAGAGaacgttgtgtgtgtgtggcagacCTTGAGCTGCCGTCACTAGATCCCTGTGCGAGTATGTTGAAACCGGCGCGGATAAACACCGCAGTGTTTGTCTGGTCGTGTGACTTTGTCGTCGAACAAAACCCAGAGGGAAAACCCCCCCCGGCTATTTGTCGTTTTCGACCTAAATCTTTGTGTGCTGTTCTTTCATGTccttttattaaactttaattttgagggtttcagcaaaacaaatggAACATAGTtagtaaaataagtttttctgTGGGTTGTAATTTAATGTTAAATTTACACTGAAACCAACTTGAAACAAGAGAGAcggaaagaaaaatacaatggtTAAGATATTTTGAGATAATTTATTCTTCTGTTAGAGAGGCaaaattgttaattttgatttgatcacatttattcagtgggaaaaacacattaaactataacacttttttcattttgttttatgttatgtaaAGAATAGCATTAAGATGTACAGCAAAACTACATCTCTTCAAAAAAAGAGCACCTAAGTgactttttttagatttgtctttactttttacttttgtaatgaCGTTTCTGTTTCCCTCGGGTTTTAAATAGGTTGTGACACAAGCGTCCATTTCTGTTAACCGCTTTTCAAACTGGGAAAGAACCAGAGGATTGTGTCTGGGCCTGTCACACTAACAATTATTGCTGGACGACAAATTCTCCCAGTAACTATCATAATAAAccataatattgttgttttgacaccATGATCAAGTAATATGGACGTTCGCCCTCTTGAAGActgttaaactttaattttaaaagaacacACAACACCAGAACTGGACgatattttaaacatccaaactAAAACACATCTAAAAAGGAAGTAAGAACCAAACAccaccaaaaccataaataaaatagattataaaGTCTGTAATCAAATTTTGCCCTACATCAGAATGAACattatcaagctcattttaatttataatatgATTAATTTCTTAGTTCATAGAggttctgtgatgctgtgggctctTCCAGAAGCCTTGCAAAGCTTTTTACAACTCTTGGCATCATAAACTCTTAAATAccagaagattttaaataaaatctcataaAAAGACGTAATACTAGTGGATCCTGCGATTTAGTGGTTGCTTAGTTTGGAGGTTGCTGTGcacatttccttttaaaaggGAGTCTTATGACTCACCTCTTAGGATCTCGTCCTACGGCACATATCTTGTCGTTAGAGCAGCTGCTTGTTTTGGCACGTAATCCACTGTGTCACAGTGCCTCTGCTCCGAATTTGGCACGTGGTGACGTGGAGCCTGAACCCACCGGAGGTGAACTCTAGTGGCACTTTGCTCCCACATTTCTATGGCCGATGTTGTGCCATCATGGAAAAATCCCTGCATGCTATCTGTGAATGCTCTgtctattgttttatttgtcagagTTCAACCCCACCCAGTGAAAGTGGGCTTCTCTGCTCTAATATTGTGGATCTATGTGGTTTGTACTTGCACTAATTTGAGGTAAGGCTCGTTAGATTTAGAAATTGAAACGTTAATGTACTTTTTAATGATAtctttttactttcttaaagagaaattTACTCTCGAGGAACactaagggtttttttttttactctccatgtaaaatttctgtatttgcCTCTTCTCTCCTCTGTTCTCCCCAAGTCACAGACATGTATATTTGCACAACCACACATTTATCCTCCCTTCCCCAGCTCTGTTGTCTTGCACTCCTTCTCTAATGACTATCATATGGTGAACTTTATGTTTTGTCCCCCCACTTTAACGGCATTCACAAAGATTTCGCCCACAaaaccagctggttctggttaaaaatgacacaaaaacgtTGATATGTGACACATAATAACCTTTAATAGCAACGTGCCAAAAGCGCTCCTCAGCATAAACGCAGCCAAAATGCTGTGCAGGATGATGGCTGGTGTATTTTTATGGCCGTGTGGCTCCGGATATATTGCCAGAAAATTCATTTTCCCTACTTGACAGTGAGGGTTGCAGAGCGTCCTGACTGATGTTTCATTGATGTGTGCGGGTGAGAGTAAATCAGAGGATCATATGTTTTGGCATGTGTGTGACATCTGTTTGCTTGTGTTGGCTCAGGGCCGTGAGTGAGTGTTGGAGGGTTGTATCCTGTCTCGCCCAATCAGGGAGCTTTCTCGGAAAGATTGGTGTTCACGGCTTTTTACGGTTTTGATTTTCATCCCTGCgataataacaataaagaaacaaaaaagggtaaaaatgaCAGAGAGTGATTACCATACTCAACTATTAAGGGAATTATCTAATTgagaaatatatattattattctCTTAAATCTTAAAAGggctaaaaatgttaataaacgTATGAATGATACGTAGTCTGCAAAATGTTCATGCGTCCTTGAACCTTTTGGcccagtgaaacatggtggtggcagcatcttgCTGTGGGGGATTATTTTGGGAATTGCAAGTCATTTCTGGAAGAAAATGAGTTTCAGACTCAAATATAcagcacacttttcagattttcagtgaAATTCTTATATTTTCCTCTAACTTAATAATTATGTGTTGCTGTGTTTCCCAGCATGATGCAGGCATTTAAGTCATTCAATTttagaaattcaaataaatccaACTCATTTCATGACACATAATGAATGACAAAACCAGAGCATTAACTTTTTTCTATCCAACTTTTACAACTAAAGTTTCAGACAAATTTTACTTAACACTCTTAAGATGAAGACGTTCCTTTGTTGATGCGGTAAGCAGCCGAACCTGAAAACAAATTCACCATACAAAGTTGGTGAAGCTCAAAATTAGAATAAGAATTAcctatttagttttttttttggtgcagaaACTGGAAGAGCTACATTAAGAGTTTCTATTAATGTGCATAggctagtttttatttttatttttatttttttaataaaaatatggctaatcagcatttttttgtgtgcgtgtgtctcaATCAGGGTTTCTTTCGGAGGACCATCAGACTGAAGCTGGAATACGATAAGTGTGAACGCAGCTGTAAGATCCTGAAGAAGAATCGAAACAAATGCCAGTACTGCAGGTTCCaaaagtgtgtgtctgtggggATGTCCCACAACGGTAAAGTCTGTTTTAAATCCATTTACTGTTACCACGTCACTATGGCAACGCTGTCTAAAGCTACGGTTGATGAGCTGATTTTGTTATGTAGCCAGCTGTAGATAGCCTGACTAACAACTACATACTGCTAATAAATTATGTGggtttttctatgtttttgtttcagcaaatgtaaaaacaacaatagattaatgttaaagacaaaaaaactatGTTAATTAGTTTACTGTTATGGGAACAACTgatgtgtttacatttaaaaaaaaaaaagaagagttgcATCATGATTTTAATAATCTGAAGAACTTGGCAAAATTCTGATGAAAAATAATGGTAAAACTAATACAGCAAActaaaaaagataattaaatatgtACTAAAAAAAGAGACTTGATGAACCCAAACAGTGATTGGAAACAAACAGTTTGACACTAACAAACTGTTGGTTTGggagctgctgtgtttttttctgttttgttctgtgttttcctttgtcTAAGCTGCATGTACTGGGTCACTCCATGCTGTGTTGTGTCAACACGGATCAGGAAGGAAAGGGGAAGGTGTTGTAGAAACGTGGGTGCAGTTTTAATTCAATTGTGCAAACAATTTCACGCTATGTTAGATAATAGCTGCAAGAAAGTCTGTGTAGCCATTTGAGAGCTGAAAGAAGTTCCTGGTTTCGTCAGAGCCCTGCATTTCCCATCACTGCagactattaaaaaaaacatgctcagATGTAATAGCTGTAAGATTTATGAAAGCAGCCATGTAGGATGACAGTGAAGATCTTTTTCAGTCAGAATCTGCATGTGCTCTTCACAGTGGTGAGACATGTCCCTCTGTGATATAGCTGGGGATTTTACATCCTTTACACCGCCGGTTATTTATAGAACCACGTCCTGTTGCAGCTGGTTCAAAACGGGTCTACATCTGGTCCGTCACTTGCTGTGACTGCAGGGAGGTCAGCGGGTTTGTTACACGGACCCCTTAAAGCAGGTTGAAACGTGAGAGGCGCCGTATGGTGCACCGAAGAAAAGAAACGCGGAGCAGAATTGTTTAAACTTACTTCTATTTGCTAAAGTCTGATCTGCTTTCTGTGCTTGTTATGAAATTAATAGGACTTCTTCTGTCCTCTAGCCATCCGGTTTGGTCGCATGCCCCAAGCAGAGAAGCTGAAGCTCAAGGAGGAAAGCAAGGTTgttgaaacagaagaagaagatccGGTCAAGGCCGACCACAAGATCCTGGTCAGGATCTTGACCAGCGTGGCTTTCCCAGTCAGCGTTagtataaaagtaaaaatctgtggAATACTGGATGGactatttctgctttttaaagttcATTACATCTACATCTGAGTAACTGACTGAAGAAACCACGCAAGTTTCCTCTTTTCAGCTCGTGTCTCACTCAAAAAGCTCATCGGTGACGCGCTGCCTCCCACACACATTCCTTGTgcaaacactgcaaaagcacaaaatcttactaagcatttttggtctagttcctTGTGCAAATACTTCAGAACCcttgaaataaaactagatTAACTTACATGTAGCTTTTCAGAATACCATAGGAGCTTGATTTAGGTCActagttccttaatattgatgaaaagtaacTAGTTATAAGACATTTTCCTGATAGGTTATATGGGAAGAATGTCTTGTCCCACTtgcatattatttcacttataacatacttttaatcaatattaaggagttgtttatttaaaacaagctcctagaTGTTCctgtaaagttacttgtaagtcagttttgtcttatttcaagtgtactaataGAATGATCCCCTGTAGCCCTGTACTATGCACAACTTACAAACATTGTCTTCATCGACAGCCTTTTATCATCCATGACATGGAGACGTTTCAGCTTGCCGAGAAGACCCTGGCGGCCCACATGGTAAGGACTGAATCTGCGGAGCCCGACCTCCATCTTCAAACCGGACAGATAATCCCAGCGCTGGTTTGTGAGGAGCTCCAGCAACGGGAGGCAGAGGCCAGGCTCTTCTACTGCTGCCAGAGTACCTCAGTGGAGACGGTCACAGAGCTAACAGAGTTCGCTAAAGCTGTGCCTGGCTTTCAGAGCTTGGATTTGAATGATCAGGTTGATTAAAAGAATCATTTACTTGTGGTTTATTCTGCAGCTAGCCCACGTTTAGGCAGATTTtataccctttttttttttttcttttacatctgaAGGTGACTCTCTTGAAATATGCGGTTTATGAAGCCCTTTTCACCCTTCTGGCCTCATGTATGAACAAAGATGGCCTCCTCGTGGCACGTGGTGGAGGCTTCATCACCCGGGAATTCCTTAAAGGTCTCCGGCGGCCTTTCAGCGACATGATGGAGCCCAAATTCCAGTTTGCTACTCGTTTCAACTCTCTAGGTCTGGATGACAGTGACCTGGCCCTCTTTGTGGCAGCTATCATCTGCTGTGGAGGTAACCTTGCTCTACTTTCTGGGAGCATATCCattgtttttttcaagcaaaGTAAGAGTGCTACTCTATGGGTTGGCATTCTTAAAGCTACACAgtccaaaattaaaaataatttgggttattaaGCCTGAAATGAGGACAAAATGTAGGggttctttttttcaaaatcatattttcaccaCGTTATTCATTcgtaagctaaatattcagcAAGCTGAATATTCAGGTTGATACTAAATacttagttagcaagctaaatatttaactcaatGCTATATGTGGagtgaaatatttagcttctggctaaatatttacattaccAACAAGGTAGCAGCTCCAAACTAAACTtttagctctgagctagctaaatatttaactccaagctaaatacttagctaGTAAGCTATTAGCTCCTAAGTATagatacaaacaaaatattagctctcaattaaaactaaatatgatTTAGCATATTACCTAAATAtctagcttgctaactaaatatttatgtttgagctaaatatttaattttgttaaattatttaatt
This region includes:
- the LOC103459501 gene encoding peroxisome proliferator-activated receptor alpha, which gives rise to MGNPYKFGSPIFNMAAELYSPPSPLGESLLDSTLCGDLIENLPDFSQSIEDDSLGFDFPEYQTIGSGPSSSIPLDTLTPASSPLPGECGASLCPDENISPLNLECRVCTDKASGFHYGVHACEGCKGFFRRTIRLKLEYDKCERSCKILKKNRNKCQYCRFQKCVSVGMSHNAIRFGRMPQAEKLKLKEESKVVETEEEDPVKADHKILVRILTSVAFPVSVSIKVKICGILDGLFLLFKPFIIHDMETFQLAEKTLAAHMVRTESAEPDLHLQTGQIIPALVCEELQQREAEARLFYCCQSTSVETVTELTEFAKAVPGFQSLDLNDQVTLLKYAVYEALFTLLASCMNKDGLLVARGGGFITREFLKGLRRPFSDMMEPKFQFATRFNSLGLDDSDLALFVAAIICCGDRPGLVDVPLVEQLQESIIQALRLHLLANHPDDAFLFPRLLQKLADLRELVTEHAQLVQDIKTTEDTSLHPLLQEIYRDMY